Below is a genomic region from Fusobacterium canifelinum.
TTATATCTCCAACAAGTTTTTGTACATTTTCCATACCTTTAGCTTTTACAATATTTCTCATAAAGACTTCTCTTATTACTTCTTTTACAGGTATTACATTTATTTTATTTACAACAGGCATAACATTTTCGCTTATATAAAATTCAATATTATGCTCCTTAAATATTTCTGCAATCTGTTCAGAAACTTCTTCATTACCTGCAACAACAATAGTTTTTTCCATATTATTTTGAGCTAAAATTTTAGCATTATTTAAAATATACTCTCTATTTCCACCATTAGTACCACCTGTCAAAAGTAACATATCATGTGGAAGATTAGAGATTTCTTCAATATCTTTATCAGTTAAATTAAAAGCATAAGTTTTTATAACTTTTGCTCCTGAACTCAAGGCAGCTTTTTTGGCAGCTTCTGTTGTTAATTCTGGAACTAAACCTATGGCAATTATCTTTAAACCACCTGCTGCTGAAGAACAAGCAACTTTTTTAACAAATTCATAACTTTTTAATTTATTTTTTAAATCATTTTCTAATATTTCAAATGCTTCATTAAAACCAATTAAGACATCTGTTTTTACAGTTGTCATTGCTCTTGATGTAGCCACTATTTCTTTTTTATCTAAATCTATTGCAGTTAATTTTGTGTATGTACTACCAAAATCTATTGTAAGATAAATACGGGTACTCATTTTTCCACCTTTCTTTAATATAATTAATTAAAAAAATATAAATTTAATATCAAGGCTACTGCGACATCCTATAATGTTGAAAGAGCATTTTGGAGCTCTTGAAACATTATAGGCTGGCAAGTAGCCAATTTATAGTTGAAAATCTTTTTTTAAATCAATTATTGTTTCCTCTATTGGAGTTCCTGGTTTATAAATTCTATTAAAGCCCATTTCTTTAAATCTTTTTTCAGTTTTTTCCCATTCTTCATTACTTGAACCTATATTTCCACCAATATATAGAAGTATATCTTTTAAACCATATTCATTGCATTTTTCTCTTATTCCTTGGCAGTCTAATTCACCGTAACCATAAATAGAAGAAACAATTATTGCATCTGAATTTGTTTCTAAGGCAGCATTAATAAAATCTATTTGAGGTGATAAAGCACCAATATTTACAACATCAAAGCCACTTTCTTCTAATTTATTATGTATAATTTTATTCCCTACTGTATGGCAATCTGAACCAATAACACCTATAACTATTTTCTTTTTAGCCATATTTAGTCCTCCAAAATCTTAATATTAATTTAATTATAACATATTCTTTATAAAAAAAGTAAAATAAAAATCCCTCTTTTTTAAAGGGATTTTTATTTAGGAAATCAGGATCTTAAAGAATTATTTAGTTTTTTTAGCTAATTTTAAAGGACCTACATTTAAACCATATTGTAAAGCAGATCTAACTTTTGATTCTCTTACAGTTGCTCCACCAGCTTCAATTTCTTCTGAGTTATACATAGTTGGTAGTACATCTTGGATTTTTTTATTAGTAATTCTTTCAAGAAGTTTTAAATATCCACCATTTTTAGCTATGTATTCATCTTCTTTTAACCAATCATGTCCTTTATAGAATAGAGTTCTATATTTTACACTAGTAATTACATCATCTTTTAATTCATATTGAACTTCAACTTGTGTTTCTTGACCTGAAACGTAAACTCCTCTATACATTCCATCTGGATATTGAGCCTTAGCAGGTTTAGTTGCAGCAACAGCTGAAACAGCACCTAATAACATTAAAGTAACTAATAATTTTTTCATATAATACCCCCTAAACAAAAATACTCTTTACTTATTGTATAACAAATATATTTATAAGTCAATTATTTTATTATTCAAAATATAAATACATCTAATATTTAAAGAATAGTTTTTAAGTTTTCTTTTAGTTTTTCAAGGGCTTTTGCTCTATGACTAATTTTATTTTTTAATTCTGGTAATTCAGCTAAAGTTTTTTGATATTCTTCCACATAGAAATGAGGGTCATAACCAAATCCAGTATTTCCTCTTGGAGTATCTATAATTTTACCTTCTATTTCTCCTCTAAAAGAGAGAACTTCACCATCAGGTTTTGCTAAAGTTATAACAGAAACAAATTTTGCTTTTCTATTTTCTATACCTTGTAAATTTTCAATCAGTTTTTCATTATTTTTTAAATCATCACCAGTTCCACTATATCTTGCAGAATATACTCCCGGTTCACCATTTAGAGAATCAACACAAAGTCCAGAATCATCAGCAATAGTAATCATATTCAAAAATTTAGCTATTTCTACTGCTTTTTTCTTAGAGTTATCTTCAAAAGTTTTTCCATCTTCAATAACTTCTGGAATTTCAATACCATCTTTTATTGAAAGAATTTTAATATTTTCTATTCCTGAAAAAATATCAGAGATTTCTTCAATTTTATGTTTATTCGCAGTTGCTAAAAATATTTTTAAATCTTCTTGATTGATAATTTTATCTTGTAGCTCAATAAGTCTTTTTATAGAGTTTTCAGCTAAATCTAAAAGTTGATTTAATTCAGCTCTTGTAAATGTACTTTCTTCTCCAGTTCCTTGAACTTCAATAAATTCACCTTTTTTATTCATAATAACATTCATATCTACTTCAGCAGCTGAATCTTCGGAGTACTTCAAATCTACCATTAAATTAGAATCAATTTTACCTACACTTATTGCAGCAACATTTGAAATTAAAGGGTTTTCTTCTAAGATTTCTTCTTGTAATAATTTTTTTATAGCAAGTGCAAGTGCTATATATCC
It encodes:
- the glmS gene encoding methylaspartate mutase subunit S — encoded protein: MAKKKIVIGVIGSDCHTVGNKIIHNKLEESGFDVVNIGALSPQIDFINAALETNSDAIIVSSIYGYGELDCQGIREKCNEYGLKDILLYIGGNIGSSNEEWEKTEKRFKEMGFNRIYKPGTPIEETIIDLKKDFQL
- the rph gene encoding ribonuclease PH, producing the protein MLREDGRKFDEERKIKITKNVNIYAEGSVLIEVGNTKVICTASVSDKVPSFLRGTGKGWVTAEYSMLPRATNERNPREASKGKLTGRTVEIQRLIGRALRASIDLEKLGERLITIDCDVIQADGGTRTTSITGGYIALALAIKKLLQEEILEENPLISNVAAISVGKIDSNLMVDLKYSEDSAAEVDMNVIMNKKGEFIEVQGTGEESTFTRAELNQLLDLAENSIKRLIELQDKIINQEDLKIFLATANKHKIEEISDIFSGIENIKILSIKDGIEIPEVIEDGKTFEDNSKKKAVEIAKFLNMITIADDSGLCVDSLNGEPGVYSARYSGTGDDLKNNEKLIENLQGIENRKAKFVSVITLAKPDGEVLSFRGEIEGKIIDTPRGNTGFGYDPHFYVEEYQKTLAELPELKNKISHRAKALEKLKENLKTIL